A single genomic interval of Lathyrus oleraceus cultivar Zhongwan6 chromosome 7, CAAS_Psat_ZW6_1.0, whole genome shotgun sequence harbors:
- the LOC127104976 gene encoding uncharacterized protein LOC127104976, whose product MILVILVSFLQSCVGSFDYYMLSEIWPPGYCHNNPCRRHGPKFSKFIIHGLWPQNTTPCETSKLEEFPRDTLGKLEKDWPSITHKPNGLFWQNEWDKHGSCSMLPQIDYFKLTLDLYGRADIKEILRKEGIVSQIGDVKRYTKYQIENAIKSHPNIDAKPQLICYQGNLAEVRLCFDKSPGHKYKNCSTSYTCPLDNIKLPYLYPKLPVMEPEEAELLRAIPPL is encoded by the exons ATGATTTTGGTGATATTGGTTTCCTTCTTACAATCATGTGTAGGATCATTTGATTATTACATGTTATCGGAAATATGGCCACCAGGTTACTGTCACAATAATCCCTGTAGACGTCATGGTCCCAAATTCTCAAAATTTATTATCCACGGCTTATGGCCGCAGAACACCACTCCATGCGAAACATCTAAATTAGAAGAG TTTCCTCGTGATACACTGGGGAAGCTAGAAAAAGATTGGCCATCTATAACCCACAAACCTAACGGTCTGTTCTGGCAAAATGAGTGGGATAAACACGGCTCTTGCTCCATGTTGCCACAAATTGATTACTTCAAACTCACACTAGATCTTTATGGTAGAGCTGATATCAAAGAAATACTTCGAAAGGAAGGTATAGTATCTCAAATAGGTGATGTGAAGCGCTATACGAAATACCAAATTGAGAACGCTATAAAGTCACACCCTAACATTGACGCTAAACCGCAACTTATATGTTACCAAGGTAACTTGGCTGAAGTAAGACTTTGTTTTGATAAAAGCCCTGGTCATAAGTATAAGAACTGTTCTACTTCTTACACTTGTCCACTTGATAACATAAAATTGCCATATTTATATCCCAAGCTTCCTGTTATGGAACCTGAAGAAGCCGAATTGCTAAGGGCCATACCCCCTCTCTGA